One genomic segment of Musa acuminata AAA Group cultivar baxijiao chromosome BXJ3-3, Cavendish_Baxijiao_AAA, whole genome shotgun sequence includes these proteins:
- the LOC135633506 gene encoding O-fucosyltransferase 2-like isoform X1 produces the protein MASTDAAQPSPSPSLSLDSLPTTPRGRAASSGPAFGFGSSHSPSPLSLSRFSASRGAPDSCGGWWRTSLPRLRSLLGSRGGDRRMRRKRVVGGGGVGAAAGSKGWHRRRTRGIVIWGGVVVFFFLMNWWMFSRLQDTPIRLLRRNPGSSNVSVVSLSRPSILEKWNIYGNGQRSTGVMFSRLLGLAAHALAEADSRPEPQDLWQEPIGPTTWKRCADERNWERCDGHNGYIIVSANGGINQQRVAICNAVAIARLLNSTLVLPRFLYSSVWRDKSQFGDIYQEEHFINYLKDDIPILKALPSELQSLDLEAIGSIVTDAEIMKEAKPSFYLKQILPILLKNRVVHFVGYGNRLAFDPVPFELQRLRCRCNFHALRFVEKIQETGALLIQRMRHHVSHSGPLEHNLLGSFAEKLTMKGNKIVPSRYLAVHLRFEIDMAAYSMCHFGGGKDEEDELEAYRAVHFPALTLLKNTTKVPSAAFLRSEGKCPLTPEEAVLMLASLGFKRKTSIYVAGAQIYGGKLRMATINSLYPNLATKESLLSSSEIEPFRNFSSQLAALDFIVCAAADAFAMTDSGSQLSALVSGYRMYYGGGNLPTIRPNKRRLASIFLKNSTIEWKEFEDRVRKTIKQTKQIHERPIARSIYRHPRSPECMCMVE, from the exons ATGGCGTCGACCGACGCTGCCcaaccctccccctccccctccctctccCTGGATTCCCTCCCAACCACCCCGCGAGGCCGCGCGGCCTCCTCCGGCCCCGCCTTCGGCTTTGGGTCCTCCCACTCACCCTCGCCCCTCTCCCTCAGCCGCTTCTCCGCCTCCCGCGGCGCCCCGGACTCCTGCGGTGGCTGGTGGCGGACATCCCTGCCTCGGCTGCGTTCCCTTTTGGGTTCCCGCGGTGGCGACCGgcggatgaggaggaagagggtTGTCGGCGGCGGTGGCGTGGGTGCTGCTGCTGGTTCCAAGGGATGGCATCGGCGGAGGACGAGGGGGATAGTGATCTGGGGCGGGGtggttgttttcttttttcttatgaACTGGTGGATGTTCTCCCGGCTTCAGGACACTCCCATCCGCCTACTTCGAAGAAATCCGGGATCCTCCAACGTGTCGGTCGTGTCCTTGTCCCGGCCATCTATTCTG GAGAAATGGAATATTTATGGCAATGGTCAAAGGTCTACTGGAGTCATGTTTTCCAGACTGCTGGGATTGGCTGCCCATGCCTTGGCTGAG GCTGATAGCAGACCAGAGCCTCAAGATTTATGGCAGGAACCCATTGGTCCTACTACATGGAAGCGTTGTGCTGATGAACGTAACTGGGAACGTTGTG ATGGACATAATGGATACATTATAGTCAGTGCAAATGGAGGCATAAACCAGCAACGGGTCGCT ATCTGCAATGCAGTTGCTATTGCTCGATTACTAAATTCAACTCTCGTGCTTCCACGGTTTTTGTACAGTAGTGTATGGAGAGATAAAAG CCAATTCGGCGATATATACCAGGAGGAGCATTTTATCAATTACTTGAAAGATGATATTCCTATACTGAAGGCATTGCCTTCTGAACTGCAGTCACTAGACTTGGAAGCTATTGGTAGCATT GTGACTGATGCTGAAATAATGAAAGAGGCAAAACCAAGTTTTTACCTGAAACAGATTCTTCCGATCCTACTAAAAAATAGGGTGGTCCATTTTGTTGGTTATGGAAATCGCTTGGCATTTGACCCTGTACCATTTGAGTTACAG AGGCTTCGGTGCAGATGCAACTTTCATGCACTTCGGTTTGTTGAAAAGATACAAGAGACTGGTGCTTTGCTTATACAGAGAATGCGTCATCATGTATCACATTCAGGACCCTTGGAACATAATCTATTAGGTTCTTTTGCAGAAAAGCTTACTATGAAAGGGAATAAAATTGTCCCATCAAGGTATTTAGCAGTGCATCTCAGGTTTGAAATTGACATGGCAGCATACTCCATGTGTCACTTTGGTGGTGGCAAGGATGAAGAAGATGAGCTAGAAGCATATCGAGCTGTCCATTTTCCTGCATTGACACTTCTCAAGAACACTACAAA GGTACCTTCTGCTGCATTTCTGCGATCTGAAGGCAAATGTCCTCTTACCCCTGAAGAAGCAGTCCTTATGCTTGCTTCTCTGGGTTTTAAGCGAAAAACTAGCATATATGTTGCAGGTGCCCAAATTTATGGAGGAAAATTACGAATGGCTACTATAAATAGCTTGTATCCTAATTTGGCAACTAAGGAAAGCCTTCTATCTTCATCTGAAATTGAACCATTTCGCAACTTCTCTTCACAG CTAGCGGCCCTGGATTTTATTGTATGTGCTGCTGCAGACGCGTTTGCCATGACAGACTCGGGGAGCCAGTTGTCTGCTCTTGTTTCAGGTTACCGTATGTATTACGGAGGAGGTAATCTTCCGACAATACGACCCAATAAACGAAGGCTAGCCAGTATTTTTTTGAAGAACTCCACAATAGAATGGAAGGAATTCGAGGATAGAGTTAGGAAAACTATCAAACAGACCAAGCAAATTCATGAAAGACCAATTGCTCGGAGCATCTATAGACATCCACGATCTCCAGAGTGCATGTGTATGGTTGAGTAG
- the LOC135633506 gene encoding O-fucosyltransferase 2-like isoform X2, protein MASTDAAQPSPSPSLSLDSLPTTPRGRAASSGPAFGFGSSHSPSPLSLSRFSASRGAPDSCGGWWRTSLPRLRSLLGSRGGDRRMRRKRVVGGGGVGAAAGSKGWHRRRTRGIVIWGGVVVFFFLMNWWMFSRLQDTPIRLLRRNPGSSNVSVVSLSRPSILKWNIYGNGQRSTGVMFSRLLGLAAHALAEADSRPEPQDLWQEPIGPTTWKRCADERNWERCDGHNGYIIVSANGGINQQRVAICNAVAIARLLNSTLVLPRFLYSSVWRDKSQFGDIYQEEHFINYLKDDIPILKALPSELQSLDLEAIGSIVTDAEIMKEAKPSFYLKQILPILLKNRVVHFVGYGNRLAFDPVPFELQRLRCRCNFHALRFVEKIQETGALLIQRMRHHVSHSGPLEHNLLGSFAEKLTMKGNKIVPSRYLAVHLRFEIDMAAYSMCHFGGGKDEEDELEAYRAVHFPALTLLKNTTKVPSAAFLRSEGKCPLTPEEAVLMLASLGFKRKTSIYVAGAQIYGGKLRMATINSLYPNLATKESLLSSSEIEPFRNFSSQLAALDFIVCAAADAFAMTDSGSQLSALVSGYRMYYGGGNLPTIRPNKRRLASIFLKNSTIEWKEFEDRVRKTIKQTKQIHERPIARSIYRHPRSPECMCMVE, encoded by the exons ATGGCGTCGACCGACGCTGCCcaaccctccccctccccctccctctccCTGGATTCCCTCCCAACCACCCCGCGAGGCCGCGCGGCCTCCTCCGGCCCCGCCTTCGGCTTTGGGTCCTCCCACTCACCCTCGCCCCTCTCCCTCAGCCGCTTCTCCGCCTCCCGCGGCGCCCCGGACTCCTGCGGTGGCTGGTGGCGGACATCCCTGCCTCGGCTGCGTTCCCTTTTGGGTTCCCGCGGTGGCGACCGgcggatgaggaggaagagggtTGTCGGCGGCGGTGGCGTGGGTGCTGCTGCTGGTTCCAAGGGATGGCATCGGCGGAGGACGAGGGGGATAGTGATCTGGGGCGGGGtggttgttttcttttttcttatgaACTGGTGGATGTTCTCCCGGCTTCAGGACACTCCCATCCGCCTACTTCGAAGAAATCCGGGATCCTCCAACGTGTCGGTCGTGTCCTTGTCCCGGCCATCTATTCTG AAATGGAATATTTATGGCAATGGTCAAAGGTCTACTGGAGTCATGTTTTCCAGACTGCTGGGATTGGCTGCCCATGCCTTGGCTGAG GCTGATAGCAGACCAGAGCCTCAAGATTTATGGCAGGAACCCATTGGTCCTACTACATGGAAGCGTTGTGCTGATGAACGTAACTGGGAACGTTGTG ATGGACATAATGGATACATTATAGTCAGTGCAAATGGAGGCATAAACCAGCAACGGGTCGCT ATCTGCAATGCAGTTGCTATTGCTCGATTACTAAATTCAACTCTCGTGCTTCCACGGTTTTTGTACAGTAGTGTATGGAGAGATAAAAG CCAATTCGGCGATATATACCAGGAGGAGCATTTTATCAATTACTTGAAAGATGATATTCCTATACTGAAGGCATTGCCTTCTGAACTGCAGTCACTAGACTTGGAAGCTATTGGTAGCATT GTGACTGATGCTGAAATAATGAAAGAGGCAAAACCAAGTTTTTACCTGAAACAGATTCTTCCGATCCTACTAAAAAATAGGGTGGTCCATTTTGTTGGTTATGGAAATCGCTTGGCATTTGACCCTGTACCATTTGAGTTACAG AGGCTTCGGTGCAGATGCAACTTTCATGCACTTCGGTTTGTTGAAAAGATACAAGAGACTGGTGCTTTGCTTATACAGAGAATGCGTCATCATGTATCACATTCAGGACCCTTGGAACATAATCTATTAGGTTCTTTTGCAGAAAAGCTTACTATGAAAGGGAATAAAATTGTCCCATCAAGGTATTTAGCAGTGCATCTCAGGTTTGAAATTGACATGGCAGCATACTCCATGTGTCACTTTGGTGGTGGCAAGGATGAAGAAGATGAGCTAGAAGCATATCGAGCTGTCCATTTTCCTGCATTGACACTTCTCAAGAACACTACAAA GGTACCTTCTGCTGCATTTCTGCGATCTGAAGGCAAATGTCCTCTTACCCCTGAAGAAGCAGTCCTTATGCTTGCTTCTCTGGGTTTTAAGCGAAAAACTAGCATATATGTTGCAGGTGCCCAAATTTATGGAGGAAAATTACGAATGGCTACTATAAATAGCTTGTATCCTAATTTGGCAACTAAGGAAAGCCTTCTATCTTCATCTGAAATTGAACCATTTCGCAACTTCTCTTCACAG CTAGCGGCCCTGGATTTTATTGTATGTGCTGCTGCAGACGCGTTTGCCATGACAGACTCGGGGAGCCAGTTGTCTGCTCTTGTTTCAGGTTACCGTATGTATTACGGAGGAGGTAATCTTCCGACAATACGACCCAATAAACGAAGGCTAGCCAGTATTTTTTTGAAGAACTCCACAATAGAATGGAAGGAATTCGAGGATAGAGTTAGGAAAACTATCAAACAGACCAAGCAAATTCATGAAAGACCAATTGCTCGGAGCATCTATAGACATCCACGATCTCCAGAGTGCATGTGTATGGTTGAGTAG
- the LOC135633506 gene encoding O-fucosyltransferase 15-like isoform X3, producing the protein MASTDAAQPSPSPSLSLDSLPTTPRGRAASSGPAFGFGSSHSPSPLSLSRFSASRGAPDSCGGWWRTSLPRLRSLLGSRGGDRRMRRKRVVGGGGVGAAAGSKGWHRRRTRGIVIWGGVVVFFFLMNWWMFSRLQDTPIRLLRRNPGSSNVSVVSLSRPSILEKWNIYGNGQRSTGVMFSRLLGLAAHALAEADSRPEPQDLWQEPIGPTTWKRCADERNWERCDGHNGYIIVSANGGINQQRVAICNAVAIARLLNSTLVLPRFLYSSVWRDKSQFGDIYQEEHFINYLKDDIPILKALPSELQSLDLEAIGSIVTDAEIMKEAKPSFYLKQILPILLKNRVVHFVGYGNRLAFDPVPFELQRLRCRCNFHALRFVEKIQETGALLIQRMRHHVSHSGPLEHNLLGSFAEKLTMKGNKIVPSRYLAVHLRFEIDMAAYSMCHFGGGKDEEDELEAYRAVHFPALTLLKNTTKVPSAAFLRSEGKCPLTPEEAVLMLASLGFKRKTSIYVAGAQIYGGKLRMATINSLYPNLATKESLLSSSEIEPFRNFSSQVTVCITEEVIFRQYDPINEG; encoded by the exons ATGGCGTCGACCGACGCTGCCcaaccctccccctccccctccctctccCTGGATTCCCTCCCAACCACCCCGCGAGGCCGCGCGGCCTCCTCCGGCCCCGCCTTCGGCTTTGGGTCCTCCCACTCACCCTCGCCCCTCTCCCTCAGCCGCTTCTCCGCCTCCCGCGGCGCCCCGGACTCCTGCGGTGGCTGGTGGCGGACATCCCTGCCTCGGCTGCGTTCCCTTTTGGGTTCCCGCGGTGGCGACCGgcggatgaggaggaagagggtTGTCGGCGGCGGTGGCGTGGGTGCTGCTGCTGGTTCCAAGGGATGGCATCGGCGGAGGACGAGGGGGATAGTGATCTGGGGCGGGGtggttgttttcttttttcttatgaACTGGTGGATGTTCTCCCGGCTTCAGGACACTCCCATCCGCCTACTTCGAAGAAATCCGGGATCCTCCAACGTGTCGGTCGTGTCCTTGTCCCGGCCATCTATTCTG GAGAAATGGAATATTTATGGCAATGGTCAAAGGTCTACTGGAGTCATGTTTTCCAGACTGCTGGGATTGGCTGCCCATGCCTTGGCTGAG GCTGATAGCAGACCAGAGCCTCAAGATTTATGGCAGGAACCCATTGGTCCTACTACATGGAAGCGTTGTGCTGATGAACGTAACTGGGAACGTTGTG ATGGACATAATGGATACATTATAGTCAGTGCAAATGGAGGCATAAACCAGCAACGGGTCGCT ATCTGCAATGCAGTTGCTATTGCTCGATTACTAAATTCAACTCTCGTGCTTCCACGGTTTTTGTACAGTAGTGTATGGAGAGATAAAAG CCAATTCGGCGATATATACCAGGAGGAGCATTTTATCAATTACTTGAAAGATGATATTCCTATACTGAAGGCATTGCCTTCTGAACTGCAGTCACTAGACTTGGAAGCTATTGGTAGCATT GTGACTGATGCTGAAATAATGAAAGAGGCAAAACCAAGTTTTTACCTGAAACAGATTCTTCCGATCCTACTAAAAAATAGGGTGGTCCATTTTGTTGGTTATGGAAATCGCTTGGCATTTGACCCTGTACCATTTGAGTTACAG AGGCTTCGGTGCAGATGCAACTTTCATGCACTTCGGTTTGTTGAAAAGATACAAGAGACTGGTGCTTTGCTTATACAGAGAATGCGTCATCATGTATCACATTCAGGACCCTTGGAACATAATCTATTAGGTTCTTTTGCAGAAAAGCTTACTATGAAAGGGAATAAAATTGTCCCATCAAGGTATTTAGCAGTGCATCTCAGGTTTGAAATTGACATGGCAGCATACTCCATGTGTCACTTTGGTGGTGGCAAGGATGAAGAAGATGAGCTAGAAGCATATCGAGCTGTCCATTTTCCTGCATTGACACTTCTCAAGAACACTACAAA GGTACCTTCTGCTGCATTTCTGCGATCTGAAGGCAAATGTCCTCTTACCCCTGAAGAAGCAGTCCTTATGCTTGCTTCTCTGGGTTTTAAGCGAAAAACTAGCATATATGTTGCAGGTGCCCAAATTTATGGAGGAAAATTACGAATGGCTACTATAAATAGCTTGTATCCTAATTTGGCAACTAAGGAAAGCCTTCTATCTTCATCTGAAATTGAACCATTTCGCAACTTCTCTTCACAG GTTACCGTATGTATTACGGAGGAGGTAATCTTCCGACAATACGACCCAATAAACGAAGGCTAG
- the LOC135633506 gene encoding O-fucosyltransferase 15-like isoform X4: protein MASTDAAQPSPSPSLSLDSLPTTPRGRAASSGPAFGFGSSHSPSPLSLSRFSASRGAPDSCGGWWRTSLPRLRSLLGSRGGDRRMRRKRVVGGGGVGAAAGSKGWHRRRTRGIVIWGGVVVFFFLMNWWMFSRLQDTPIRLLRRNPGSSNVSVVSLSRPSILEKWNIYGNGQRSTGVMFSRLLGLAAHALAEADSRPEPQDLWQEPIGPTTWKRCADERNWERCDGHNGYIIVSANGGINQQRVAICNAVAIARLLNSTLVLPRFLYSSVWRDKSQFGDIYQEEHFINYLKDDIPILKALPSELQSLDLEAIGSIVTDAEIMKEAKPSFYLKQILPILLKNRVVHFVGYGNRLAFDPVPFELQRLRCRCNFHALRFVEKIQETGALLIQRMRHHVSHSGPLEHNLLGSFAEKLTMKGNKIVPSRYLAVHLRFEIDMAAYSMCHFGGGKDEEDELEAYRAVHFPALTLLKNTTKVPSAAFLRSEGKCPLTPEEAVLMLASLGFKRKTSIYVAGAQIYGGKLRMATINSLYPNLATKESLLSSSEIEPFRNFSSQNLL, encoded by the exons ATGGCGTCGACCGACGCTGCCcaaccctccccctccccctccctctccCTGGATTCCCTCCCAACCACCCCGCGAGGCCGCGCGGCCTCCTCCGGCCCCGCCTTCGGCTTTGGGTCCTCCCACTCACCCTCGCCCCTCTCCCTCAGCCGCTTCTCCGCCTCCCGCGGCGCCCCGGACTCCTGCGGTGGCTGGTGGCGGACATCCCTGCCTCGGCTGCGTTCCCTTTTGGGTTCCCGCGGTGGCGACCGgcggatgaggaggaagagggtTGTCGGCGGCGGTGGCGTGGGTGCTGCTGCTGGTTCCAAGGGATGGCATCGGCGGAGGACGAGGGGGATAGTGATCTGGGGCGGGGtggttgttttcttttttcttatgaACTGGTGGATGTTCTCCCGGCTTCAGGACACTCCCATCCGCCTACTTCGAAGAAATCCGGGATCCTCCAACGTGTCGGTCGTGTCCTTGTCCCGGCCATCTATTCTG GAGAAATGGAATATTTATGGCAATGGTCAAAGGTCTACTGGAGTCATGTTTTCCAGACTGCTGGGATTGGCTGCCCATGCCTTGGCTGAG GCTGATAGCAGACCAGAGCCTCAAGATTTATGGCAGGAACCCATTGGTCCTACTACATGGAAGCGTTGTGCTGATGAACGTAACTGGGAACGTTGTG ATGGACATAATGGATACATTATAGTCAGTGCAAATGGAGGCATAAACCAGCAACGGGTCGCT ATCTGCAATGCAGTTGCTATTGCTCGATTACTAAATTCAACTCTCGTGCTTCCACGGTTTTTGTACAGTAGTGTATGGAGAGATAAAAG CCAATTCGGCGATATATACCAGGAGGAGCATTTTATCAATTACTTGAAAGATGATATTCCTATACTGAAGGCATTGCCTTCTGAACTGCAGTCACTAGACTTGGAAGCTATTGGTAGCATT GTGACTGATGCTGAAATAATGAAAGAGGCAAAACCAAGTTTTTACCTGAAACAGATTCTTCCGATCCTACTAAAAAATAGGGTGGTCCATTTTGTTGGTTATGGAAATCGCTTGGCATTTGACCCTGTACCATTTGAGTTACAG AGGCTTCGGTGCAGATGCAACTTTCATGCACTTCGGTTTGTTGAAAAGATACAAGAGACTGGTGCTTTGCTTATACAGAGAATGCGTCATCATGTATCACATTCAGGACCCTTGGAACATAATCTATTAGGTTCTTTTGCAGAAAAGCTTACTATGAAAGGGAATAAAATTGTCCCATCAAGGTATTTAGCAGTGCATCTCAGGTTTGAAATTGACATGGCAGCATACTCCATGTGTCACTTTGGTGGTGGCAAGGATGAAGAAGATGAGCTAGAAGCATATCGAGCTGTCCATTTTCCTGCATTGACACTTCTCAAGAACACTACAAA GGTACCTTCTGCTGCATTTCTGCGATCTGAAGGCAAATGTCCTCTTACCCCTGAAGAAGCAGTCCTTATGCTTGCTTCTCTGGGTTTTAAGCGAAAAACTAGCATATATGTTGCAGGTGCCCAAATTTATGGAGGAAAATTACGAATGGCTACTATAAATAGCTTGTATCCTAATTTGGCAACTAAGGAAAGCCTTCTATCTTCATCTGAAATTGAACCATTTCGCAACTTCTCTTCACAG AATTTACTGTAG
- the LOC103977627 gene encoding glucan endo-1,3-beta-glucosidase-like, translating to MAIPRIIWSVYSTALLVSVLTAVPASVSAIGVCYGRLGNNLPQPGEVVNLYKANKIGSMRIYDPNQEVLQALRGSNIQLVVGVPNENLQSLASDPSAASNWVQKNVVAFRPSVSFRYIAVGNEVIPGGLAQYVLPAMQNVQKALSSAGLQNQIKVSTSVATIVLGTSYPPSAGAFSSAAQTHMNPIVQFLARNGAPLLVNVYPYFSYKDNRNQISASYALFTSTEVVVKDGQFGYRNLFDAMVDAVYAAMEKMGGSNVAIVVSESGWPSAGDFAATIENAKTYNQNLIRHVGRGTPRRSGAPIETYIFAMFNENQKNPELEKHFGLFNPNKQPVYPISFA from the exons ATGGCTATTCCAAGAATTATTTGGTCTGTATATTCCACTGCATTACTGGTTTCAGTCCTCACGGCAGTGCCTGCAA GTGTAAGTGCCATCGGTGTCTGCTACGGGAGGCTCGGAAACAACCTACCTCAGCCCGGCGAGGTAGTGAACCTTTACAAAGCCAACAAGATCGGAAGCATGAGGATTTATGATCCCAACCAAGAAGTCCTTCAAGCCCTACGAGGATCCAACATCCAACTGGTGGTAGGTGTTCCCAATGAGAACCTTCAATCGTTGGCGTCCGACCCTTCAGCAGCAAGCAACTGGGTGCAGAAGAATGTTGTGGCGTTCAGGCCCAGCGTCTCCTTCCGTTACATAGCAGTCGGCAACGAGGTCATCCCCGGCGGCTTGGCACAGTACGTCCTCCCGGCCATGCAGAACGTCCAAAAAGCTCTGTCTTCCGCTGGCCTGCAGAACCAGATCAAAGTGTCGACCTCGGTTGCCACGATTGTTCTCGGGACTTCTTACCCTCCCTCTGCTGGTGCTTTCTCTTCTGCAGCGCAAACGCACATGAACCCCATAGTGCAGTTCCTAGCGAGAAACGGAGCCCCGTTGCTGGTCAACGTGTATCCTTACTTCTCCTACAAAGACAACCGGAACCAGATCTCTGCGTCTTATGCCTTGTTCACGTCCACGGAAGTCGTAGTGAAAGACGGGCAGTTTGGTTACCGGAACCTGTTCGATGCAATGGTGGATGCAGTCTACGCGGCGATGGAGAAGATGGGCGGATCGAATGTGGCGATTGTGGTGTCCGAGAGCGGCTGGCCGTCGGCCGGCGACTTTGCAGCAACGATCGAGAATGCCAAAACATACAACCAAAACCTGATAAGGCATGTCGGTCGAGGAACTCCAAGAAGGTCGGGAGCGCCGATAGAGACTTACATCTTTGCTATGTTCAACGAGAACCAAAAGAATCCAGAGCTGGAAAAGCACTTCGGTCTCTTTAATCCAAACAAGCAACCAGTTTACCCTATTAGCTTTGCTTAA